The stretch of DNA TCACTGACTCGTACAGCTTCTTTAATTACTAACAGTCGAAGCTCTTCCCCATTTGGATCCAGCAACAGCTTCAAAACTGGTTGCAGAGCATCCTTTGCTGAGAAGTCTCTATCTTTACTTCCCTGTTGTAGAAGGTTCTCGAGTCTATTCCACCTAAATTTTCCATCTTTGAATAAAAGCTCGATAAGGGCATCTCTTAGATACGGGTTTGGATCAGTGAGAAGCCTTTTGGCAAAATATGGGTATGAAGCAGCTAAGACTTTGAAATTAGGATCTGCGTAAAGTGCCAAACCTTCAAGCACAGTAAGCGACCTCAGAATCAGAGCATAGTAGGCCGGGACATTAAATGGATACTGATAGAAGACAGCACCTAGACCATCAAccaaagttttgaaattgagCTCGCTCACAGTATAATTAAGTGCATCGTCAAAGAAGTCTCTGAGAGCTGGTATGATGGGAGTAACATCCACATCAGGCGACAAGAACTTCAAAGCATAGTAATCTCGGGCCATGGCTTCATAATCTCGGTTCACTAAATGAACAACATGACCTATGATAGCAAATCTAGCTTCCTCTGGTGTCTCACTCATCATGCCAAAGTCTAGAAAGGCAAGTTTTCCATCAGGTGTTGCCAAGAGATTACCAGGATGAGGGTCAGCGTGGAAAAAACCATACTCTAAGAGTTGCCGTAGGCTACACTGGATTCCTGTATTTACAAGATCCAGAACCTTCAAACCCTGACTCTCAATGGCAAGTTGCTCGTTCAGTTTAGTTCCCTCAACCCATTCCATTGTTAGAACCTTGCGGCCCGTGTAATCCCAGAAAATATCAGGTACAAGAACATCTGCTTTATCAGCATACAGTTTCTTAAACCTTCTGGCATTTTGCGCCTCTTGGACGTAGTTTAGCTCCTGGTAGACTCTGCAGGCAAACTCGTCGATAAGGGTAAGGACATCGGTAGTGATGAAGTCAACATACTTGTTAATGAGTTTCCCAACTCCTCTAATGAGGTAAAAATCAAGGCCAATGTCTTCTTCGATTCCAGGGCGTTGAACTTTGACAGCAACAACCTGACCTGAATACCTCAGCTGAGCTTTGTAAACCTGGCCAAGACTAGCAGCTGCGATTGGCTCAGGGGATATAGACGAGAAGATGGACTCTAGAGACAAATCCAACTCTCTCTCAATGCAAGCAAAGGCCTCTGCATCAGGGAAGGTTGGCAAAGCATCCTATTTAGGAACTCAAACAAAATAGTATTCAAAGTTAGAGATGTTCTCTTGCCTATCCCAAACAAGTATTTTCATATCTGCCTTTTTGATACTAGATATGTAAAGCTGAGTAATGATGGGGTAAGAAGAGGTGAACCTGAAGCTCGGCAAGTTCTTCAAGATAATCGGGTGGACAGAGGTCTGGTCGGGTGGACAAACCTTGACCCAATTTAACAAAAGTAGGTCCGAGACGAGTGAAAATGCGCCGGAGCTGGCCAGCtctcttcttcatattcttctCTAAG from Camelina sativa cultivar DH55 chromosome 9, Cs, whole genome shotgun sequence encodes:
- the LOC104714259 gene encoding uncharacterized aarF domain-containing protein kinase At1g79600, chloroplastic, whose product is MSLVVGQSLGLTLFGDGLSLRNSKRNGAKSKFIFVNRRRLARAALVQARPREDGASASPSPSSRPTTAPVVQYRRADLADDLQAEARALGRAVDASVYSPELIARKHGSQPFKALRRSLEILGALGGFALKLGIDQKRGNLEKNMKKRAGQLRRIFTRLGPTFVKLGQGLSTRPDLCPPDYLEELAELQDALPTFPDAEAFACIERELDLSLESIFSSISPEPIAAASLGQVYKAQLRYSGQVVAVKVQRPGIEEDIGLDFYLIRGVGKLINKYVDFITTDVLTLIDEFACRVYQELNYVQEAQNARRFKKLYADKADVLVPDIFWDYTGRKVLTMEWVEGTKLNEQLAIESQGLKVLDLVNTGIQCSLRQLLEYGFFHADPHPGNLLATPDGKLAFLDFGMMSETPEEARFAIIGHVVHLVNRDYEAMARDYYALKFLSPDVDVTPIIPALRDFFDDALNYTVSELNFKTLVDGLGAVFYQYPFNVPAYYALILRSLTVLEGLALYADPNFKVLAASYPYFAKRLLTDPNPYLRDALIELLFKDGKFRWNRLENLLQQGSKDRDFSAKDALQPVLKLLLDPNGEELRLLVIKEAVRVSEAIALGTVVDTYNSLPEFLRSLVFNGNGNGPLTMSSTELQSTLELRDQVSRIWGLLQSSESFDPAILQPIVQVLQQPEARRLGGRVAGGVGQRLAARFLQQLLRATTPTPAPTA